CCTGTAACAACGCGTACATGGATATTAGCAAAAAATCTCAAAAGCTCCCTCCGGGGAGCTTTTTCGCTTGGAGCGAGTCCCTTTTCTCGTGAGCGACCTCTTCTGGTCATGCTTTGAGCCGGGGCTCGTCGCCCTTTCGGGCGCCTCGGTTCTTCGGTCCGGGGCTCGCCGCCCTTTGGGCGTCTCGGTGCTTCGGTCCGGGGCTCGTCGCCCTTGCGGGCGCCTCGGGCTTCATTCTGGGGTGCCGCCCGGCGGGTTGGCCGGGCGGTTTTTGAGCTGCTCCGCTCAGATGGTGATGAGGGTGGTTTCGGCGAGGTTGACGTAGCTGCTGCGTCGGTAGTCCCAGGCGACGTAGGTGGCGAGGAAGCCGGGTTGCCACTGTTGGCCGATGGCTTGGGGCAGGCCGCTGGTGACGTAGCGGCTGTCGCTGTGGTCGGTTGGCCAGTGGGAGATGACGCCGGAGCTGTCGTCGGGAACCTGGCCGGCGTAGAGGCCGACCCAGTCCCAGTAGCCAACGGCGCTGTCGGTGGTGCCCCCGAGGATGATCCGGTTGGCCGGGTCGCGGTCGAGGGTGACGGTGACTTCGAAGCTGTCGGTGGCTCGGATGTCGGGGCGGGAGGAACTGGTCCGCTGGGCTGAGTCTCGGGCGACGTAGACGTAGCGGCCGGCTCGGTAGTCCCAGCCCACGTAGGCGACCAGGAGGTTGGAGCGCCACGGGGTGCCGAGGGTGTCGGGGAGCCGGCTGACCCATTGCCAGGTGACGAGGTTGGAGGAGGGGTCGCTCGGGTAGGAGCCCTGGTAGACGCCGATCCAGTCCCAGTAACCAACCGCCGGGTTGTCGGCATCGAGCCGGATTGAACCGCCACGGTTCGACAAGGACGCCGACACCGGATGACTTTTCCGTTCTATCAACATTGGGGAGTTTCCTTTCTGAGTTGTTCAGGGAGTTAGGGATTTCTGTTGTCGTGGGCGTTACAGCAAGTGCGATCAGGCGGTGGGTTGGCGGGATCTCGGCGATGGGGTCGCGAGCCCGGTTTGCTCGCCCACTGGCGACGCCCGGTGGAAATCCGGGCTAGAATTCAAGGCGGTCCGTTGCCCTCCCTTCAGCGGATTTTTCTCGGCCATGATCGACCCTTCTGCTGGACACATGACGCGCCTGTTCTCCCGCTGGCGAGGCGGAGACGAGGAGGCTGCCGGGGAGCTGCTGCCGCTGGTCTATGACGAGCTGCGCCGGCTGGCCCGGGCCTACCTGCGACGCGAGCGGGTGGGGCACACGCTGCAGCCCACGGAGTTGGTGAACGAGGCCTTCCTGCGCCTTTTCGGGGCCGAGGCGGAGGCCCTCGATCGGGCCCATTTCTTCGCCCTGGCTTCCGGAGTGATGCGGCGCGTGTTGGTGGATCACGCGCGCCGGTTGCGTGCCGAGAAGCGGCCTTCTCCGAACCACCGCATGACGTTGCAGACGGATGTTCGGCAAGCGCCGGGGCCGGAGGTGGAGGTGCTGGATCTGCACCGTGCTCTGAAGCGCTTTGCGGCCTTTGCGCCGCGACCGGCTCGCTTGTTGGAGCTGCGCTACTTCGGCGGCCTGACCCTCGCTGAAGCGGCGGAGGTGGCGGGTGTTTCGCGGGCGACGGCGGCGCGCGATTGGGAGGCGGCGCGGGTCTGGTTGAGCGGGGAGCTCGGACGATGACGGACGGCGATTCGAGCACCGGGCCGCGGGGCGAGGCGGCCGACTTCGATCGCCGGCTGTACGCCCTCATCGAGCGGGTGGTGGCGGTTCCGGAGGCGGAGCGGGAGGCAATCCTCGCGGCCAGCGAGCCCGACCTGGCGCGGGAAGTGCGACTGCGCTTGGCGGCGCGGGAAGAACGCGGCGATGATTTCTTGGTCACTCCGAGCCTGGTGGTCGGACCCGCCGAGCTGCCGCGGCAGGTGGGCCCCTATCGGCTGGTCGAGCTGCTCGGGGAAGGGGGCATGGGGCGGGTCTACCGAGGGCAGCAGACCGCCCCGGTCGAACGAGAGGTGGCGGTCAAGATTCTGCGCTTCCCGAGTTCCGGGCGGGCCCGTTTCAGCGCCGAAATGTTCGCCATGGGGCGTCTCGCCCACCCCAATGTCGGCAAGATCCTCGAAGCCGGGACGACCGATCAAGGCGAGCCCTTCTTCGCCATGGAGCTGATCGACGGGGCGCCGATCACCAACTTCTGTGACCAGCGGGCCCTCTCCCTCGAGGCCCGCTTGGGGCTGCTGATCGAGGTCTGTCGTGGGGTCGAGCACGCTCACCGCAAGCTGTTGTTGCACCGCGACATCAAGCCTTCGAACGTGCTGGTGACGGAGATCGACCAACGGCCCGTTCCCAAGCTGATCGACTTCGGCATCGCCAAGGGCCTGGACGGTGCCCTTGCCGGCGATACTCTGGCGACCGGCGACCGCCTGGTCGGGACCCCGGCCTACATGAGTCCCGAGGCCCTGGGTCTGGGCGGTGATGTCGACACGAGGTCCGATGTCTACTCGCTCGGAGTTCTGCTCTTCGAGCTCCTCACCGGCCACTTGCCCTGGCCGGAGCAGTCGTTGGCGACGGCGACCCTCGAGCGGTCGGCGGACGTGGCGGTGACGCGGCCGAGCACCCGGGTGAGCGGGCTCGAGCCCGGGGTGCGGGGCGAGGCGGCGCGGCAGAGGAGCCTGCAGCCACCAGAGCTGACCCGGCGGCTGCGCGGTGATCTCGACTGGATCACCCTGAAGGCCCTCGCCTTCGTTCCCGGCGAGCGCTACGCCTCCGCCGGTGAGCTCGCCAACGACCTCGAGCGCTTTCTCGCCAACCAGCCGGTGACGGCGCGGGCACCCTCGACCGGCTATCTGCTTCGCAAGCTGGCGCGGCGCCATCGCGGCCGGTTCATCGCCGCCGCCGTCGTATTGGTCGCTCTCGCCATCGGCATGGTGGGGACGACGCTCGGCTTGCTGCGCGCCAACCGCGAGGCCGAGCGCGCCAACGTCGAGGCGGCGGAGGCGCAGCGGGCGCGTCAGAGCTCGGATCAGCTCGCCGACTATTTCGTCGACCTGTTCACCGTCTCCGAGGGCACCGACGATGTCTCCCAGACCACCGCCGCGGAGCTGTTGAATCGCAGCGGCGAGGCGCTGGGATCGCGCTTGAAGGACCAGCCCAGGGCGCGCGGCGTCCTGCTCTCGAAGCTCGCCGGGATCTACGCCGAGTGGGGTGAGCTCGACCGCGCCGACCGGCTGCTGCAGGAGTCCTCCGCCTTGCTCGAAAGGGCTGATGGGGACACCCGTTCGGAGCGCGTCGATGCCCTCGGCACCTGGATCAGCGTGCACTGGAAGCGGGCGCGCTACGACGACGCCGTGGCGGTGGCGGAAGAAGCCTTGAGGCTGCACGGCGAGGTCGACGATGGGCAGGACACCGTACGGCGCGTGCAACTGCTCGCCGAAGGGGCGATCGCAGCCCTTTACACCGGACGCACCGTCCGGGTGAAGGAGTGGCTCGAGGAAAGCGAAGAGCTGCTCGCCGGGCTGCCCGCCGAGGCCCCAGGGGTGTTCGCAATGCGCTCCTTGACCGATATCGGCTGGGGAGGGCTGGCCTACCTGCGCCAGGAGTGGCGGGACGGTATCGAGCTCTATCGCCGAGCGGCGGACACGCTCGAGCGCCAGCTCGGCCCGGAGCATCGCCGGCTGACCGTCCTTTGGACCTTCATCGGCAACGGCGAGATTCGTCTCGGCGAGCTGGTGGCGGCGGAGCAGAGCCTTCAGCGCAGCCTCGCTCTGGGCGAACGCTACTCCTTCTCCGATGGCTACAAGCTGCCCGAGACCTTGGGCGCCTTTGGGCGCTTGCGGCGCGCGCAGGGTCGTTACGAGGAGGCCGAAGACTGGCTCCGGCGCAGCCTCGAGACCCGGCGTCAGCGCCTGCCGCCGGATCACCCGGCCTTGGCCGAGGACCTCCATGAGCTCGCCTGGACGATCTGGCAGGGAGATCCCGGACGGGCTCCGGAGGCGATCGACTTGCTCGAGGCTGCCGCGGCCTTGCTGGAGCGCAGCGGTGCCAAGGTCTACCGCAATGGTTTCGAGGTGCCCCAGCAACTCGCCACCGTCTACCTCGCGGTGGGGCGACCCGCGCGGGCGGAAGTCTCCTTTCGCCGCGCCTGTGCTCTGGTCGCCAGCCTCGAAGAGCCGCTGGCGAGCGATCTCGGGGACTGCCACCTCGGCCTTGGGCGCAGCCTGGCGGCCCTCGGCCGGTCCGGCGAGGCGCGCACCGCCTTGCAGCAGGCCAGGGCACGCTTCCGCGATGCCGAGGCGCCGGGGCGCCTCGACGAGGTGACGGCCGAGCTGGCCAAGCTGCCGCGCCGCTGAGCACTCTTCCAGCCATCGCGGTCGACTCTCCGGTTCGACCGGTGAGACCGTTTTCGACGCTGCTGCGCTGTCGCGGATGGGAGGGCCCTGGGAGGGCCTTCGAAATCCACTGGAGGGCCTGCCATGTCGTCGAAAGTTTGCCGCACCCTGTTCTCGCTTCTGCTGTTTTCAGTCTCGCTCAGCCTTCTGACCACTCCAGCCTGGGCCGACGTGCCTTTCGGTTCATCCGTCGATGTCGATACCGGCCTCCCCGACGCTCGCGATGTGGTGACGGCGGACTTCGATCGCGATGGCGATCTCGACCTGCTGGGTGCGATCGCGAGTGTCGACGATGTCGTTTGGTGGGAGAACGCCCTCGGTGACGGCTCAACGTGGAGCCGACACGATCTGAACCTCAATGCCGACCTGCCTCTCGACGTCGAGGCGGCAGATCTCGATGGCGACGGCGATCTCGACGCTTTGGCCGCCGTTTTCTTCGATGGCGCGATTCTGTGGTGGGAGAACGACATCGATTCCGGCCTGGCTTGCGGCACGGACTTCTGCGAGGCAACGGTCTCCGCCGCCGCCAGCGGCGCCAGCGATGTGGCGGTGGCGGATGTCGACCGTGATGGTGATCTCGATGTGGTGGCGGCGCTGAGGCTGGCGAACCAATTCGTCTGGTACAAGAACGATGGTAGCGCCAGCTCGTGGACCTCCCACGTGATCGCCAGCGCGATCGCGCAAGCCCAAGCCGTGGCGCTGGCGGATCTCGATGGCGACGGCGATCTCGACGTTCTTGGCGGGTCGGCCTCGGTTCAGGGGCTCGTCTGGTTCGAGAACAATCTCGATGGCGCCGGTGCCTGTGCCGGTGCCTGGTGCCAGACCACCCTCGATGCCGACTTCACCGGGGGTGTCGCCAGTGCCGACCTCGATGGCGATGGCGACCAGGATCTGCTGCAGACCGGCAACTCGGGGGTGGTGGTCTCGTGGTGGGAGAACACGGTCGGCGATGCTTCGGCCTGGAGCGAGCAGCCGATTACTCTCACCGCGTCGAGCGCCGTCGGCGTGTCGGCGGTGGATCTCGACTCCGATGGCGATCTCGATGTCCTGGTGCAGGCGAGTGGCGCGGCACGCTGGCTGGAGAACAGCGCCGGCGACGGCACCGTTTGGGCTGAACGCATCTTCGACCTCGACGACGACTTCCTGCTCACCGCTGGCGATCTCGATGGCGACGGCGATCTCGATGTCACCGGTGCAGGCGATGGTGTGGACGCCATCCGTTGGTGGCCCAACGAAACCTTGCATCGCAGCGCTCTGTACGTCACCGAGCGGACGATCTTGGCGAGCGGCGATGACGGCGACACGGCGATTCTGGTCGACGTCGATCTCGACGGCGACCAGGATCTGGTGGCCGACGGCGGCAGTCCGACGTCGGTGCTGTGGATGGAGAACGATGGCACGCCGCGCGACGGTGGCTGGAGCGAGACCACGATTCAGGCGGTGGACTTCGCCCTCGGGCTGGCGGCGGAGGACTTGGATCAGGACGGCGATC
This sequence is a window from Acidobacteriota bacterium. Protein-coding genes within it:
- a CDS encoding ECF-type sigma factor yields the protein MIDPSAGHMTRLFSRWRGGDEEAAGELLPLVYDELRRLARAYLRRERVGHTLQPTELVNEAFLRLFGAEAEALDRAHFFALASGVMRRVLVDHARRLRAEKRPSPNHRMTLQTDVRQAPGPEVEVLDLHRALKRFAAFAPRPARLLELRYFGGLTLAEAAEVAGVSRATAARDWEAARVWLSGELGR
- a CDS encoding serine/threonine-protein kinase; the encoded protein is MTDGDSSTGPRGEAADFDRRLYALIERVVAVPEAEREAILAASEPDLAREVRLRLAAREERGDDFLVTPSLVVGPAELPRQVGPYRLVELLGEGGMGRVYRGQQTAPVEREVAVKILRFPSSGRARFSAEMFAMGRLAHPNVGKILEAGTTDQGEPFFAMELIDGAPITNFCDQRALSLEARLGLLIEVCRGVEHAHRKLLLHRDIKPSNVLVTEIDQRPVPKLIDFGIAKGLDGALAGDTLATGDRLVGTPAYMSPEALGLGGDVDTRSDVYSLGVLLFELLTGHLPWPEQSLATATLERSADVAVTRPSTRVSGLEPGVRGEAARQRSLQPPELTRRLRGDLDWITLKALAFVPGERYASAGELANDLERFLANQPVTARAPSTGYLLRKLARRHRGRFIAAAVVLVALAIGMVGTTLGLLRANREAERANVEAAEAQRARQSSDQLADYFVDLFTVSEGTDDVSQTTAAELLNRSGEALGSRLKDQPRARGVLLSKLAGIYAEWGELDRADRLLQESSALLERADGDTRSERVDALGTWISVHWKRARYDDAVAVAEEALRLHGEVDDGQDTVRRVQLLAEGAIAALYTGRTVRVKEWLEESEELLAGLPAEAPGVFAMRSLTDIGWGGLAYLRQEWRDGIELYRRAADTLERQLGPEHRRLTVLWTFIGNGEIRLGELVAAEQSLQRSLALGERYSFSDGYKLPETLGAFGRLRRAQGRYEEAEDWLRRSLETRRQRLPPDHPALAEDLHELAWTIWQGDPGRAPEAIDLLEAAAALLERSGAKVYRNGFEVPQQLATVYLAVGRPARAEVSFRRACALVASLEEPLASDLGDCHLGLGRSLAALGRSGEARTALQQARARFRDAEAPGRLDEVTAELAKLPRR